One genomic segment of Oxobacter pfennigii includes these proteins:
- a CDS encoding TIGR03915 family putative DNA repair protein, translating to MIIFTYDGTFEGLLSAVCEAFNKKIRPGAFIKKDRVQQSIIDTYVEVETDKEKVIRITEAVNRRIGGDTLLNIFYLYLSEYENSGKLIFEYINLGWKVGFKLNLHLQDERVLNVMNVCKKVTFEVHRLLGLIRFKKLKGDVLYAPIEPDYNTLPLLATHFVERMSNELFIIHDVKRNTAVLYNKKEYEIVPFYLDSALQSADEEMDFQVLWKDYFNSIAIPDRENKALQKSFMPVRYWKHLTEKNPLL from the coding sequence ATGATTATCTTTACTTATGACGGGACCTTTGAAGGCCTTCTCTCGGCAGTCTGTGAAGCCTTTAATAAAAAAATCCGTCCGGGGGCTTTCATAAAAAAAGACAGGGTGCAGCAAAGCATCATAGACACCTATGTTGAAGTTGAAACGGATAAAGAAAAGGTAATCAGAATAACCGAGGCTGTTAATAGAAGAATTGGCGGAGATACACTATTGAATATATTTTACCTTTACTTATCCGAATATGAGAATTCCGGAAAGCTCATATTCGAATACATTAATTTAGGATGGAAGGTGGGTTTCAAGCTTAATCTCCACCTTCAGGATGAAAGGGTTCTAAATGTAATGAATGTCTGTAAAAAGGTAACCTTTGAAGTACACAGGCTTTTAGGCCTCATAAGATTCAAAAAACTAAAAGGAGATGTATTATATGCTCCCATTGAGCCGGATTACAACACCCTGCCTCTTTTGGCAACTCATTTTGTTGAAAGGATGTCAAATGAGCTATTTATAATCCATGATGTAAAAAGAAACACCGCTGTCCTGTACAATAAAAAAGAATATGAAATAGTCCCTTTCTATCTTGATTCAGCTTTGCAATCAGCTGATGAAGAAATGGATTTTCAGGTTCTTTGGAAAGATTATTTTAACAGCATAGCCATTCCTGACAGAGAAAACAAGGCTCTGCAGAAAAGCTTCATGCCGGTCAGATACTGGAAGCACCTCACGGAGAAAAATCCCCTTCTGTAA
- a CDS encoding MATE family efflux transporter — translation MKDLTQGNEAKQIFFFALPMLIGNIFQQLYSTVDSIIVGRALGKSALAAVGASFPILFLLIALIMGITMGSTIMISQFYGARDIKKVKTTIDTAYISLLIGALIMMVVGLMISGPILKLLKTPDTVLPTAKSYLNIMFLGMPVMFGYNSISAILRGLGDSRTPLTFLIIATVINIILDLIFVMVFNWGVAGAAWATVIAQACSFAFGVFHLNRTHEVLRFSIKGMTYDKEIFKTIVRIGLPSGVQQMLVSAGMMALTRIVNGYGTDTMAAYTAATRIESFAVMPCMNVSMAVSTFVGQNIGANKPERVKQGFKAGILISGTISLTISIVVILFGKHLISIFTSDAAVKAIGGRYLTIVGAFFIVFSTQFIVNAVLRGAGDTFVPMLFTILSLWVIRIPASALLSARIGSDGIWWGIPVAWIAGLLMCYSYYRTDKWKNKAVVRRSVLNAE, via the coding sequence ATGAAAGATTTGACTCAAGGCAATGAGGCCAAACAGATTTTCTTCTTCGCACTGCCTATGCTTATAGGCAATATTTTTCAGCAGCTGTATTCTACCGTAGACAGTATTATCGTAGGCCGCGCATTGGGGAAAAGCGCCCTGGCGGCCGTAGGCGCCAGCTTCCCCATTTTATTCCTTCTTATAGCCCTCATTATGGGAATAACCATGGGTTCCACCATTATGATTTCCCAGTTCTACGGAGCCAGGGATATAAAAAAAGTTAAAACCACCATCGACACGGCATATATATCCCTCCTTATCGGAGCCCTTATAATGATGGTAGTGGGGTTGATGATCAGCGGACCCATTTTAAAATTGTTAAAAACTCCCGATACCGTGCTGCCTACAGCTAAATCATACCTTAATATAATGTTTTTAGGCATGCCGGTTATGTTCGGATATAACTCCATAAGCGCCATATTAAGAGGCCTGGGAGATTCCAGAACCCCCCTCACTTTTTTGATAATTGCAACAGTTATAAATATCATACTGGATTTGATCTTTGTAATGGTATTCAACTGGGGCGTCGCAGGAGCGGCATGGGCGACGGTAATCGCACAGGCATGTTCCTTTGCCTTTGGAGTATTCCATCTTAACAGAACCCACGAGGTTTTAAGATTCAGCATTAAAGGCATGACCTATGATAAAGAAATATTTAAAACCATAGTAAGAATAGGCCTTCCCTCCGGCGTACAGCAAATGTTGGTCTCTGCCGGAATGATGGCATTGACCAGAATTGTAAACGGCTACGGAACCGACACCATGGCAGCCTACACGGCGGCTACCAGGATTGAATCCTTTGCAGTAATGCCCTGTATGAACGTATCCATGGCGGTATCCACCTTTGTAGGGCAGAACATCGGAGCCAACAAGCCCGAAAGAGTAAAACAGGGATTTAAGGCAGGAATTTTGATATCCGGCACTATATCCTTGACAATATCCATAGTTGTAATACTCTTTGGAAAGCACCTCATATCGATATTTACCTCAGACGCCGCCGTAAAGGCAATAGGCGGAAGATATTTAACCATAGTGGGAGCCTTCTTTATAGTATTCTCCACCCAGTTTATAGTCAATGCGGTATTAAGAGGCGCCGGAGATACATTTGTACCTATGCTCTTTACCATACTTTCCCTATGGGTCATAAGAATTCCCGCATCGGCGCTTTTATCTGCCAGAATTGGTTCCGACGGCATATGGTGGGGCATTCCTGTAGCCTGGATAGCTGGTCTTTTGATGTGCTATAGTTATTACAGAACAGACAAATGGAAAAACAAAGCAGTAGTCAGAAGGAGTGTACTCAATGCAGAATAA
- a CDS encoding MarR family winged helix-turn-helix transcriptional regulator, with product MQNKETARKLLNFFVNFNSHMKIYHNYHNDSRPITEQQFKTMLNLKILERCTLKELSEKLNLSSSSTCIMLNKLDEEGYITRESDTKDRRNTFYSLSNKGQEFLNEDLDKKLDIIGSRLEKLSEDKLERLISSMNEFQEILKEIKSL from the coding sequence ATGCAGAATAAGGAAACGGCCCGGAAACTTTTAAATTTTTTCGTAAATTTCAACAGCCACATGAAGATTTATCATAATTATCACAATGACAGCCGACCCATAACCGAGCAGCAGTTTAAAACCATGCTTAACCTTAAAATATTGGAGCGCTGCACTTTGAAAGAACTCAGTGAAAAGCTTAATTTATCAAGCTCCAGCACCTGCATAATGCTAAACAAGCTTGATGAGGAAGGCTATATTACAAGGGAAAGCGATACAAAGGACAGGCGAAATACATTTTACAGCCTTTCAAATAAAGGTCAGGAATTTTTAAATGAGGACCTTGATAAAAAGCTGGACATCATAGGCAGCAGATTGGAAAAGCTTTCTGAAGACAAACTTGAGCGGCTTATAAGCTCTATGAATGAATTTCAGGAGATATTAAAAGAGATAAAGAGTCTTTAA
- a CDS encoding ECF transporter S component yields the protein MKKQKTIIMMGLFIALSIIGGYIKIPNPVTSSIAFDSLPAFLASLVLGGLPGAAVAFLGHMLSAALGGFPMSLPIHLVVAVEMGIIMVVFSFIANKINLIVAIIAGIILNGIVSPVILIFIPNLGLPVFLASLLPLMAASIFNVILAAVVFSSIKNVGFVKEIQEAK from the coding sequence ATGAAAAAACAAAAAACAATTATTATGATGGGCCTTTTTATCGCTCTTAGCATCATAGGTGGGTACATAAAAATCCCTAATCCCGTTACATCAAGCATTGCATTTGATTCGCTGCCGGCATTTTTAGCATCTCTTGTCCTGGGAGGATTGCCGGGGGCTGCCGTGGCATTTTTAGGACATATGCTGTCAGCGGCATTGGGAGGTTTTCCTATGAGCTTGCCGATCCATCTCGTTGTAGCCGTTGAAATGGGAATAATAATGGTGGTATTCAGCTTTATAGCAAATAAAATTAACTTGATTGTGGCAATTATAGCAGGTATTATATTAAATGGTATTGTATCACCTGTTATACTGATATTCATTCCTAACTTAGGGCTGCCGGTATTTTTGGCATCACTTCTGCCGTTGATGGCTGCCAGCATATTCAATGTAATTTTGGCTGCAGTAGTTTTCTCATCCATTAAAAATGTAGGATTTGTGAAGGAGATTCAGGAGGCTAAATAA